Proteins found in one Gordonia sp. PDNC005 genomic segment:
- a CDS encoding ATP-binding protein, whose translation MSIGTDIEIKLDVQRLFGRHTAVVGATGSGKSWTLAHLTSSIASQGGRVVVIDATGEYHTLGTSADHLALGSTDQEPDAKLVGVPHWHMRESDRNAFISPSSGSQLPKLRSAIRSLRLRRVAEDAGVDNSKPFFEYMLPDGTLEKASKARKAFDDAARIYANKIEDANAPFDIRCLANQVLNECIFPTGGNGSTSFGRADQNSQGYVASMVNRIEDLVQTPEVMSVVGGEKTSESLLTETENWIATGKSGILRVSLRNLTFSHSLREIVVNVFGHKLMSLARQGKFLQNPLVVVLDEAHQFFNVTVGDEVTAYLDAFDLIAKEGRKYGLIICLATQRPGDLPPGVLSQVGMLIVHRLADGRDRQRVEQAAAELDASALRLLPGLVPGEAVFMGVDFPVPMSVHMQRPAHPPESDGPRFRTGWTRNLVSTKS comes from the coding sequence ATGAGCATCGGAACTGATATCGAAATCAAACTTGATGTTCAGCGACTGTTTGGGCGTCACACTGCGGTAGTCGGGGCGACCGGCTCTGGAAAGAGCTGGACACTGGCTCACCTCACATCAAGTATCGCCTCCCAAGGAGGGCGCGTTGTCGTCATTGATGCCACGGGCGAGTATCACACGCTAGGAACGTCTGCCGACCATCTGGCACTCGGCTCCACCGACCAAGAACCCGATGCAAAGCTCGTTGGAGTGCCACACTGGCATATGCGAGAGTCCGATCGGAACGCATTCATTTCACCTTCAAGCGGATCTCAGCTTCCCAAACTGCGCTCAGCAATTCGTTCCCTACGCTTGCGTAGAGTGGCTGAAGACGCTGGGGTCGACAATTCCAAGCCTTTCTTCGAGTACATGCTTCCAGACGGAACACTCGAGAAAGCCAGCAAGGCACGCAAAGCTTTTGACGACGCGGCCCGCATCTACGCGAATAAGATCGAGGATGCGAACGCTCCCTTCGATATTCGATGCTTGGCGAATCAAGTTCTGAATGAGTGCATTTTCCCAACAGGCGGCAATGGAAGCACCTCCTTCGGACGAGCGGACCAAAATTCCCAGGGATACGTGGCGAGCATGGTCAATAGAATTGAGGATCTCGTTCAGACACCAGAAGTAATGTCGGTGGTCGGAGGCGAGAAAACAAGCGAAAGCCTGCTCACTGAAACTGAAAACTGGATCGCTACGGGAAAGTCGGGGATCCTGCGCGTATCGTTGCGGAATCTTACGTTCAGCCACAGCCTGCGCGAAATAGTTGTCAATGTCTTCGGCCATAAATTGATGTCATTGGCCAGACAAGGAAAATTCTTACAGAACCCGTTGGTTGTGGTTCTTGACGAAGCTCATCAGTTTTTCAATGTCACCGTGGGAGACGAAGTAACCGCATACCTGGATGCTTTCGATCTTATCGCCAAGGAAGGGAGGAAGTACGGCCTCATTATCTGCCTTGCAACGCAGCGACCGGGCGACCTACCCCCGGGCGTACTAAGCCAGGTCGGAATGCTCATAGTCCACCGTCTGGCGGACGGACGTGATCGCCAACGAGTTGAGCAAGCTGCTGCGGAGCTCGACGCATCCGCGTTGCGCCTGCTTCCCGGTCTTGTGCCAGGTGAAGCCGTATTCATGGGAGTTGACTTCCCTGTTCCGATGAGTGTTCACATGCAGCGCCCTGCCCACCCTCCTGAGTCCGACGGTCCCAGGTTTAGGACTGGATGGACCCGTAATCTTGTATCGACCAAATCCTAG
- a CDS encoding SIR2 family protein, which translates to MTVDAAEDAALAQAAGNYALRGRNARWSELEPSRTDGPADPLAGYEQKQVQEELLRCLNSESLSILTGLGTSLGIPPNSGAKAPTMWDLWNSVAALPEFSSIEPQTPQDILNSQNIEHLLSHVQARINVHPIDATLARFLQNAQAIILASCSFIDSDSELDVHELFLRKVGRRSPRHERTKLFTTNYDLAFEVAAARSRFHFIDGFANSTINEFDASLFDLDFVRRGSNGNISLEGNVLHLLKLHGSVNWDGHASETRRTSTSPATPVLIYPSANKYQMSFRQPYLEMMSRFQIALRQPNSALIVSGFGFNDEHIVAPIESAVRGNVGLRLVVVDPNIRNEQKRSEFLTWLERLALAGDHRITLVEGTFSDLVRLLPDSAEYDERQAHADRIQRTEQGGS; encoded by the coding sequence GTGACAGTTGACGCAGCCGAGGATGCTGCGTTAGCTCAGGCGGCCGGAAACTATGCTCTCCGCGGGCGAAACGCGAGATGGTCCGAGCTTGAGCCATCACGAACCGATGGGCCAGCTGATCCGCTTGCCGGGTACGAGCAAAAGCAGGTTCAGGAGGAACTTCTCCGGTGCCTCAATTCAGAAAGCCTCTCGATCCTCACGGGACTCGGAACCTCGCTGGGCATCCCGCCGAATAGCGGCGCCAAAGCCCCCACAATGTGGGACCTCTGGAACTCGGTAGCGGCGTTACCCGAGTTCAGTTCGATAGAGCCGCAGACACCCCAAGATATTCTAAATAGCCAAAACATTGAACACCTTCTGTCCCATGTGCAAGCTAGAATCAACGTCCACCCCATTGACGCAACCCTCGCTAGATTTCTTCAAAATGCCCAGGCCATAATACTGGCATCCTGCAGCTTTATCGACTCGGACTCCGAACTAGATGTTCATGAGTTGTTCCTACGAAAGGTGGGGCGGCGATCACCTCGCCACGAGCGCACGAAATTGTTTACAACCAACTACGACCTAGCATTCGAAGTGGCTGCAGCCCGTTCCCGGTTCCATTTTATCGACGGGTTTGCAAATTCCACAATCAACGAGTTTGACGCCAGTCTATTTGACCTTGATTTCGTTCGCCGAGGAAGCAACGGAAACATTTCCCTTGAGGGAAACGTGCTGCACCTACTAAAGTTGCACGGATCTGTTAATTGGGACGGTCACGCCTCCGAAACACGACGAACTTCAACCAGCCCTGCCACGCCTGTTCTCATATATCCTTCCGCTAACAAGTACCAGATGAGCTTCAGGCAGCCTTACCTTGAAATGATGTCCCGATTTCAGATCGCACTCCGGCAGCCTAATTCAGCACTAATTGTATCCGGATTTGGGTTCAACGACGAACATATCGTTGCGCCGATCGAGTCCGCAGTCCGGGGTAATGTTGGGCTTCGACTTGTGGTCGTAGATCCAAATATCAGAAATGAGCAGAAGCGCAGCGAGTTCTTGACATGGCTCGAGCGCCTAGCTCTGGCGGGGGACCACCGCATAACCCTAGTTGAAGGCACCTTCAGCGATCTGGTTCGACTCCTTCCCGACTCAGCCGAATACGACGAACGACAGGCGCATGCCGATCGCATCCAGCGAACTGAGCAGGGAGGTAGCTAG
- a CDS encoding DNA methyltransferase — translation MASFDSIVIGEDWISEHYFTTDSAKESFHGKVLEQRKLWDAEKKAGRSTVRDDLLGATTELQTALAGLAENPDAAPEAHAVTRTTFGYAAGLSTFTAERAGSDLEIPDAKLDGNSSVLFLQAVPVASIEDLLDPDTGLLITPAVEDGKPIKSASKAVSAAFRSDSPPAFVVVQAGQWLLLAEAERWAEGRYLAADLLVVAERRHEAKGGEVDRVAAMFGKQALLPDADGSIWWTGVLEDSVKHTVGVSKDLREGIRLSIEIIANEVVKRRAAQDLTLDGIDGQDLAKHSLRFLYRILFLLYAEASPEMQVLPTGAAEYEEGYGLDRLRELTLTELVSEQSRTGTHLYESLATLFRLVDLGHSPAVRENVADDPAPGLEFEPLRADLFKPESTALIDEVGLGNEATQRVLEYLLLSKESKGRRGADRGFISYAELGINQLGAVYEGLMSYTGFFAEEDLYEVAKNGDPEKGSWVVPTNRSDHLDPKDFVRKVDEATGEEKPVLHEKGTFVFRLAGRERQQSASYYTPEVLTKFVVSQALEELLDQNDERTTPEQILELTICEPALGSGAFAIEAVRQLAAEYLKRKQEDLGELIDADQYPVELQKVKAHIALHQVYGVDLNATAVELAEISLWLDTMVAGLHAPWFGLHLRRGNSLIGARRSVYAPSLLTKKQWLKEPAKDVPLSSLGEPGRNQTAAGIHHFLLPSEGWGAVIDTAEAKTYAPEKREELRLWRNEIRKSPSKAIVKRLQALAQRVETLWEFTLRRLTIAESEVQRDIHLWSSEPVEQTPAVTREEIENVLSNPNGAYQRLRRVMDAWCAIWSWPLTTGTEPPDWDQWVGGLEAVLGVPVKETAAERRGQMSIGRDTSWQELGFAEENDLLLSRAMAVGHAYHQFPWLDVAQEIAERQGFFHWELDFAPVFARGGFDLQVGNPPWVRPDWDEAGVLAEFDPWWQLTDKPAEPIRRRKHEEVLAHPHVLDAVLDERAEQAGTKENLGSGVNRPVLTGLHPDLYRCFIERTWQSMNKFGIVALIHPESHFTELRARNLRAATYIRLRRHWQFRNERKLFEIGNTREYGVHIYGSAQKPRFIQGSTLFHPETAERSLTHDGTGSAPGIKDADGRWSERPHSERVIEVTESQLSTWANLADGISTRPLEARLIYPVNRASAKVLDKIAAAPRIESINYEWTRGWEEDRDRKSGFFSASTIAADRWEDIIFQGPHITVATPLYQQPDHDYKTFKDYAPIEIEAIDEDFIPRTNYQVAKPYDEYIAGYPEWQDEPSSSFFRLAWREMCDSATVRTLHSAIFPPGPTHVGGILSLRVADPNNLVVLGAFTGSLTADFLIKVMGVGHIKTSTLEKIPFVRDHSLERELILRTLRLNCVARPYADLWEELYNDAWQQDSWVPQVGVDYADRTPLGEVAPEWEWATPLRRAADRRQALVEIDAIVAIMLGITAEELLTIYRTQFPVLQKYEREALYDATGRQLPTKLASEFRKKGSLKPVDLTVDGIAYQEPFTGVDRERDMELAHKHFIQIAAGSDATH, via the coding sequence GTGGCGTCTTTCGATTCCATCGTCATCGGCGAGGACTGGATCAGCGAGCACTACTTCACCACCGACTCGGCGAAGGAGTCGTTCCACGGAAAGGTGCTAGAGCAGCGCAAACTGTGGGATGCCGAGAAGAAGGCTGGAAGGTCGACGGTCCGCGACGACCTGCTCGGGGCCACCACGGAGCTGCAGACAGCGTTGGCCGGACTCGCGGAGAACCCTGATGCCGCACCCGAGGCGCACGCCGTGACGCGGACCACGTTCGGTTACGCTGCCGGACTGTCGACGTTCACCGCCGAGCGGGCCGGCTCCGATCTGGAGATCCCTGACGCGAAGCTCGACGGCAACTCAAGTGTGCTGTTCCTGCAGGCAGTTCCTGTGGCATCGATCGAGGATCTTCTCGATCCCGATACCGGGCTGCTGATCACCCCTGCCGTCGAGGACGGCAAGCCGATCAAGTCCGCGTCCAAGGCCGTCTCCGCAGCGTTCCGCTCGGACTCGCCGCCGGCGTTCGTGGTGGTACAGGCCGGACAGTGGCTGCTGCTCGCCGAAGCGGAACGGTGGGCGGAGGGCCGCTACCTGGCCGCCGACCTGCTGGTGGTCGCCGAACGCAGGCACGAGGCGAAGGGCGGCGAGGTCGACCGCGTCGCTGCCATGTTCGGCAAGCAGGCGCTGCTACCGGACGCGGACGGCAGCATCTGGTGGACTGGGGTGCTGGAAGATTCGGTCAAGCACACCGTCGGTGTGTCGAAGGACCTGCGCGAGGGCATCCGGCTGTCCATCGAGATCATCGCCAACGAGGTAGTGAAGCGCCGAGCCGCTCAGGATCTGACGCTGGACGGGATCGACGGGCAGGATCTCGCGAAGCATTCTCTGCGGTTTCTTTACCGGATCCTGTTCCTGCTGTACGCGGAGGCATCCCCGGAGATGCAGGTACTGCCGACCGGTGCCGCCGAGTACGAGGAAGGCTACGGCCTGGATCGGTTGCGGGAACTGACGCTCACCGAGCTGGTGTCGGAACAGTCCCGCACCGGCACGCACCTGTACGAGTCCCTCGCAACGCTGTTCCGTCTCGTGGACCTCGGCCACTCCCCCGCCGTCCGGGAGAATGTCGCGGACGATCCGGCGCCGGGACTGGAGTTCGAACCGCTGCGCGCCGACCTGTTCAAGCCGGAGTCCACCGCCCTGATCGACGAGGTGGGCCTGGGCAACGAGGCCACGCAGCGGGTGCTCGAGTACCTGCTGCTGTCGAAGGAATCGAAGGGCCGCCGCGGCGCCGACCGCGGCTTCATCTCGTACGCGGAGCTGGGCATCAACCAGCTGGGCGCGGTGTACGAGGGCCTGATGAGCTACACCGGGTTCTTCGCCGAGGAAGACCTGTACGAAGTCGCGAAGAACGGTGACCCGGAGAAAGGTTCGTGGGTGGTCCCGACGAACCGCTCCGATCACCTGGATCCGAAGGACTTCGTCCGCAAGGTCGACGAGGCCACCGGCGAGGAGAAACCAGTACTGCACGAGAAGGGCACCTTCGTGTTCCGGCTCGCCGGCCGCGAGCGCCAGCAGTCAGCCTCGTACTACACGCCCGAGGTGTTGACGAAGTTCGTGGTCTCGCAGGCCCTCGAAGAACTGCTGGACCAGAACGACGAGCGGACAACGCCCGAACAGATCCTGGAGTTGACGATCTGCGAGCCCGCCCTCGGGTCGGGCGCGTTCGCGATCGAGGCGGTCCGCCAACTCGCCGCGGAGTACCTCAAGCGGAAGCAGGAGGATCTGGGTGAGCTGATCGACGCCGATCAGTACCCAGTGGAGCTGCAGAAGGTGAAGGCGCACATCGCCTTGCACCAGGTGTACGGGGTGGACCTCAACGCCACCGCAGTCGAGCTGGCGGAGATCTCGCTTTGGCTGGACACGATGGTCGCAGGCCTGCACGCCCCATGGTTCGGCCTGCACCTGCGCCGCGGCAACTCGCTGATCGGCGCGCGCCGGTCGGTGTACGCGCCGAGTCTATTGACCAAGAAGCAGTGGCTTAAGGAACCTGCGAAGGACGTGCCTCTCTCCTCGTTGGGTGAGCCTGGTCGAAATCAGACCGCCGCCGGCATCCACCACTTCCTGCTGCCGTCGGAGGGCTGGGGTGCGGTGATCGACACCGCCGAAGCGAAGACGTATGCGCCGGAGAAGCGTGAGGAGTTGCGTCTGTGGCGTAACGAGATCCGCAAGTCGCCGAGCAAGGCCATCGTGAAGCGTTTGCAGGCGTTGGCGCAGCGGGTGGAGACGTTGTGGGAGTTCACGCTTCGTCGGTTGACGATCGCGGAGTCGGAAGTTCAACGTGACATTCACCTGTGGAGTTCGGAGCCGGTCGAGCAAACCCCTGCGGTGACGCGTGAGGAGATCGAGAACGTCCTGAGCAACCCAAATGGTGCGTATCAGCGCCTGCGTCGGGTGATGGACGCATGGTGCGCGATCTGGTCCTGGCCGCTGACGACGGGTACCGAGCCGCCGGATTGGGATCAGTGGGTCGGCGGCCTCGAAGCTGTGTTGGGCGTGCCCGTGAAGGAGACCGCGGCCGAACGTCGCGGCCAGATGAGCATCGGCCGCGACACGAGCTGGCAAGAGCTCGGCTTCGCTGAAGAGAACGACCTGCTGCTGTCTCGGGCGATGGCGGTCGGGCATGCGTACCACCAGTTCCCGTGGCTCGACGTTGCTCAAGAGATCGCTGAGCGTCAGGGATTCTTCCATTGGGAGCTCGACTTCGCGCCGGTGTTCGCGCGCGGTGGCTTCGACCTGCAGGTCGGTAACCCGCCGTGGGTGCGGCCGGACTGGGACGAGGCCGGCGTACTCGCCGAGTTTGATCCGTGGTGGCAGCTGACAGACAAACCTGCGGAGCCGATTAGACGCCGCAAGCACGAAGAGGTCCTCGCCCACCCCCACGTACTCGACGCCGTTCTTGATGAGCGGGCAGAACAAGCAGGCACAAAAGAGAACCTCGGGTCCGGCGTCAATAGACCCGTCCTCACAGGGCTACATCCCGACCTCTATCGCTGTTTCATTGAACGCACGTGGCAATCAATGAATAAATTCGGGATCGTTGCCCTCATCCATCCAGAAAGCCACTTTACCGAACTCCGAGCACGAAACTTGCGGGCTGCAACATACATTCGACTTCGACGGCATTGGCAATTCAGAAACGAACGCAAGCTCTTCGAAATTGGCAACACCCGAGAATACGGCGTCCACATCTATGGGAGCGCTCAGAAACCCCGATTCATCCAGGGATCAACGCTCTTTCACCCGGAGACCGCTGAACGATCACTAACCCACGATGGCACCGGCTCTGCGCCGGGAATCAAGGATGCCGACGGAAGGTGGAGTGAACGCCCGCATTCCGAGCGGGTAATCGAAGTAACCGAAAGCCAATTGTCCACCTGGGCAAATCTTGCAGACGGCATCAGCACACGCCCTCTCGAAGCGCGACTAATATACCCGGTCAATCGCGCCAGCGCAAAAGTGCTAGACAAAATAGCTGCAGCACCACGCATTGAGTCGATCAATTATGAGTGGACTCGCGGATGGGAAGAAGACCGCGATCGAAAATCGGGATTCTTTAGCGCCAGCACGATCGCCGCTGATCGATGGGAAGACATCATATTCCAGGGACCGCACATTACGGTTGCCACGCCACTCTATCAACAGCCAGATCACGACTACAAGACATTTAAAGACTACGCCCCGATAGAAATTGAAGCGATCGATGAAGACTTCATACCTCGCACGAATTATCAGGTAGCAAAGCCGTACGACGAGTACATAGCAGGGTACCCGGAGTGGCAAGACGAACCGAGTTCATCTTTCTTTCGGCTCGCATGGCGCGAAATGTGCGACTCCGCCACCGTACGTACACTTCATTCGGCGATTTTTCCGCCTGGCCCAACACATGTAGGTGGAATTCTATCGCTGCGAGTCGCCGACCCCAATAATCTTGTCGTGTTGGGAGCTTTCACCGGTTCACTAACTGCGGATTTTCTTATCAAAGTCATGGGCGTCGGCCACATCAAGACATCCACGTTGGAGAAGATCCCCTTCGTCCGAGATCATTCACTCGAACGCGAGCTAATACTCCGAACCCTCCGCCTGAACTGCGTTGCTCGCCCGTACGCCGATCTCTGGGAGGAGCTGTACAACGATGCCTGGCAGCAGGATTCATGGGTTCCGCAAGTCGGCGTCGACTACGCCGACCGCACGCCGCTCGGCGAAGTCGCACCAGAATGGGAATGGGCCACTCCCCTCCGCCGCGCCGCCGATCGCCGCCAGGCGCTCGTAGAGATAGACGCGATCGTCGCGATCATGCTCGGCATTACCGCCGAGGAACTGTTGACGATCTACCGCACCCAGTTCCCGGTGTTGCAGAAGTACGAGCGCGAGGCCCTGTACGACGCAACCGGCCGCCAGCTCCCAACAAAGCTCGCGTCCGAGTTCCGCAAGAAGGGCTCCCTCAAGCCAGTCGACCTCACAGTAGACGGCATCGCGTATCAGGAACCCTTCACTGGTGTCGACCGCGAACGGGACATGGAGCTTGCACACAAACACTTCATCCAGATTGCCGCCGGCAGCGACGCCACACACTAG
- a CDS encoding helicase-related protein — protein sequence MATRADLNVAPGSIVVVRDEEWLVTSAERGSDGWLVRGRGLSELVADTTATFYSSLDTIDVLDPRDARVVADGSSGYRDSRLWLEALLRKTPFPYGDQTLTVSTQMLADSLGYQRAAVAKALDPQHIRPRILIADAVGLGKTLEIGMILSELVRRGRGERILIVTPKHVLEQMQHELWCRFALPFVRLDSAGIQKVRQKLPATRNPFTYFKRAIISVDTLKSPRYKAHLQRQHWDAVVIDESHNLTNVGTQNNELARVLAPNTEALILASATPHNGKEESFAELLRLLDPTAVAADGSFTKDDVASLLIRRHRHHPEVAAEVGSDWAERADPVHMLVTPSPAEDAVAQELSQTWLHPAAGRSPYSGQTKALFPWTLAKAFLSSPAALAESIKQRRGKLDVSVPEQAAEVAALTTLNELNVQALNDSAGKQAALVQRLKEIGVGAKSSTRAVVFAERVATLRWLTEHLPKELGLKAENVAMLHGGLSDVEQQEIVDGFKLETSPIRVLVTGDVASEGVNLHAQCHHLIHFDIPWSLIRIEQRNGRVDRYGQKHPPVISSLILEPSDPDFSGDLRVLSRLLERENQAHGTLGDVASLMGRHSVTDEENAIRDVLVGKSTLDEQIRDIDDVAAGDDLDAFFAQFDLEETADDAPEAALPQAPRQSLYADDLTFLDEALKAAFHDVPHASIEAGGVGWTIHANHAVAELTPPRDLRQRLGQLPQNYLQHGRVLERLTLATSPEVGNAQLAAAKEGKGVAGTTWPEAHFLGPLHPVLDWASDRALSALGRNQIFVIRGDVDAPTVLLMGTLMNQRGQLISRVFSTAQFPNPNNASFCMVETLADLDFLTTDTGLRPGSANPGAVADAERYRALVPIAVDEATTAMQMVLDAQETAATERLANWRRRADRWHSGAEQLELDLTTGQKKKMDTLSRRIAEEQRLAESLAPTQQLVRPLLLIVPGEDQ from the coding sequence ATGGCCACACGAGCCGACCTCAACGTCGCACCCGGCTCCATCGTCGTTGTGCGAGACGAAGAATGGCTCGTCACGTCGGCTGAGCGTGGTTCCGACGGTTGGCTTGTCCGAGGTCGCGGGCTATCAGAGCTCGTCGCGGACACCACTGCGACCTTCTATTCGAGCCTGGACACCATCGACGTCCTCGACCCGCGTGATGCGCGTGTGGTGGCTGACGGCTCGTCGGGTTATCGCGATTCCCGACTGTGGTTGGAAGCGCTGCTGCGCAAGACCCCGTTCCCCTACGGCGATCAGACGCTGACGGTGTCGACTCAGATGCTTGCCGATTCGCTCGGCTACCAGCGCGCAGCCGTGGCGAAGGCCCTCGACCCGCAGCACATCCGCCCACGCATTCTGATCGCCGACGCGGTGGGCCTGGGCAAGACGCTCGAGATCGGCATGATCCTCTCGGAGCTGGTGCGACGCGGGCGCGGCGAGCGGATCCTGATCGTCACGCCGAAGCACGTGCTCGAACAGATGCAGCACGAGCTGTGGTGCCGGTTCGCGTTGCCGTTCGTCCGGCTCGATTCGGCGGGCATCCAGAAGGTGCGGCAGAAGCTCCCGGCCACCCGCAACCCGTTCACCTACTTCAAGCGGGCCATCATCTCAGTCGACACTCTCAAGAGCCCCCGCTACAAGGCACACCTGCAGCGTCAGCATTGGGACGCGGTGGTGATCGACGAGTCGCACAACCTGACCAACGTCGGCACTCAGAACAACGAGCTGGCCCGCGTTCTCGCCCCGAACACGGAGGCCCTGATCCTGGCGTCGGCGACGCCGCACAACGGTAAAGAAGAGTCGTTCGCGGAGCTGCTGCGGCTGCTGGATCCGACGGCCGTCGCGGCGGACGGCTCGTTCACCAAGGACGACGTCGCTTCGCTGCTGATTCGCCGGCACCGGCACCACCCGGAGGTGGCCGCGGAGGTGGGCAGCGACTGGGCCGAACGCGCCGACCCGGTTCACATGCTCGTCACGCCGTCGCCCGCGGAAGACGCCGTCGCACAGGAACTCTCGCAGACCTGGCTGCACCCGGCGGCGGGGCGCTCCCCATACTCAGGGCAGACGAAGGCGCTGTTCCCGTGGACGCTGGCGAAGGCGTTCCTCTCCTCCCCCGCCGCGCTCGCCGAGTCGATCAAGCAGCGCCGCGGCAAGCTGGATGTATCCGTGCCCGAGCAGGCCGCCGAAGTCGCTGCGCTCACGACACTCAACGAACTGAACGTGCAGGCCCTTAACGACTCAGCTGGCAAGCAGGCCGCGCTCGTGCAGCGACTGAAGGAGATCGGCGTCGGCGCAAAGTCCAGCACCCGGGCGGTGGTGTTCGCCGAGCGGGTCGCGACGCTGCGCTGGCTCACCGAGCACCTGCCGAAGGAGTTGGGCCTTAAGGCCGAGAACGTGGCGATGCTGCACGGCGGCCTCTCGGACGTGGAGCAGCAGGAGATCGTTGACGGCTTCAAGCTGGAGACTTCCCCGATCCGGGTGCTGGTGACCGGCGACGTCGCGTCGGAGGGTGTGAACCTGCACGCGCAGTGCCATCACCTGATCCACTTCGACATCCCGTGGTCGCTGATCCGGATCGAGCAGCGAAACGGCCGCGTCGACCGATATGGGCAGAAGCATCCGCCGGTGATCTCGTCGCTGATTCTGGAACCGTCGGATCCAGACTTCTCCGGCGACCTGCGAGTGCTCTCGCGGCTGTTGGAGCGGGAGAATCAGGCGCACGGCACCCTCGGCGACGTCGCTTCACTGATGGGTAGGCACTCGGTGACTGACGAGGAGAACGCGATCCGCGACGTGCTGGTCGGCAAGTCCACCCTCGACGAGCAGATCCGCGACATCGACGACGTGGCCGCCGGCGACGACCTGGATGCGTTCTTCGCACAGTTCGACCTGGAGGAGACCGCGGACGACGCCCCGGAAGCCGCATTACCGCAGGCGCCACGGCAGAGTCTGTACGCCGACGACCTCACTTTCCTCGACGAGGCACTCAAGGCCGCGTTCCACGACGTTCCGCACGCGAGCATCGAGGCCGGCGGCGTCGGCTGGACCATCCACGCCAATCATGCGGTGGCCGAGTTGACGCCGCCGCGGGACCTGCGCCAGCGGCTCGGACAACTGCCGCAGAACTACCTGCAGCACGGACGGGTCCTCGAACGCCTCACCCTCGCCACCTCGCCGGAGGTCGGCAACGCGCAGCTCGCCGCGGCCAAGGAGGGCAAGGGCGTGGCGGGCACGACGTGGCCGGAGGCCCACTTCCTGGGCCCACTGCACCCGGTGCTGGACTGGGCGAGCGACCGCGCGTTGAGCGCGTTGGGCCGCAACCAGATCTTCGTGATCCGCGGCGACGTGGACGCGCCGACGGTGCTGCTGATGGGCACGCTGATGAATCAGCGCGGTCAGCTGATCTCGCGGGTGTTCTCCACCGCCCAATTCCCCAACCCGAACAACGCTTCGTTCTGCATGGTGGAAACACTGGCGGATCTCGACTTCCTCACCACCGACACCGGACTCCGACCCGGGTCGGCCAATCCCGGCGCGGTCGCCGACGCCGAACGATACCGTGCGTTGGTCCCGATCGCGGTGGATGAGGCGACCACAGCGATGCAGATGGTGCTCGACGCGCAGGAGACCGCCGCCACCGAGCGACTCGCGAACTGGCGGCGTCGCGCCGATCGCTGGCACTCGGGTGCCGAACAGCTCGAACTCGACTTGACGACCGGGCAGAAGAAGAAGATGGACACCCTGTCTCGCCGCATCGCGGAGGAGCAGCGCCTCGCCGAATCCCTCGCTCCCACCCAGCAGTTGGTGCGCCCACTGCTCTTGATTGTTCCCGGAGAGGACCAGTAG